One Ignavibacteria bacterium genomic window carries:
- a CDS encoding class I SAM-dependent methyltransferase: protein MPTSNWQNISYNIELIRKINPQTILDVGVGFGRWGILMREFLEVWDNNNYKGEWKRRIDGIEIFPDYLKPYHSYFYNNIYTQDAYDFLRETKNQYDLINFGDVIEHFTKDKAYEIMKLALEKGKYSLVNIPIGTNWQQKCDYNEYENHLSSWEISDFDFLQHKKMKIFKDYVERKFAVILFSNEKINLRKYDIEHAKNILKYKLGLKDFIEKIKSK from the coding sequence ATGCCTACATCTAACTGGCAAAATATTTCTTATAATATTGAGTTAATCAGGAAGATTAACCCTCAGACAATTCTTGATGTTGGAGTCGGCTTCGGAAGATGGGGCATCTTAATGCGCGAATTTCTTGAAGTATGGGATAACAATAATTATAAAGGAGAATGGAAAAGAAGGATCGATGGCATAGAAATTTTTCCGGATTATCTGAAACCATACCATTCATATTTTTATAATAATATTTATACTCAGGATGCATATGATTTTTTACGTGAGACAAAAAATCAATATGACTTAATAAATTTCGGCGATGTTATAGAACATTTTACCAAAGACAAAGCTTATGAAATTATGAAGCTTGCTCTTGAGAAGGGAAAGTATTCTCTCGTTAATATTCCGATAGGAACCAACTGGCAGCAGAAATGCGACTATAATGAATATGAAAATCATTTGAGCAGCTGGGAGATTTCCGATTTTGATTTTCTTCAGCATAAGAAAATGAAGATTTTCAAAGATTACGTTGAACGTAAATTTGCAGTTATTTTATTTTCAAACGAGAAAATTAATCTTAGGAAATATGATATTGAGCACGCTAAGAATATTTTAAAATATAAATTAGGTCTAAAAGATTTTATTGAGAAAATTAAATCGAAATAA